Proteins encoded by one window of Acuticoccus sp. MNP-M23:
- a CDS encoding beta-ketoacyl-ACP synthase III, with amino-acid sequence MSRVRGIGAALPERVVTNHDLEAIVDTTDEWIVGRTGIRERHIAGDGEFTSHLAERAARKALASAGCEPCEIDLIIVATATPDHTFPATAVVVQDLLGITGGVAFDVGAACSGFVFAMATADALISVGSARRALVIGAETFSRILDWDDRTTCVLFGDGAGAVVLESTADGADAGASKPRGVIAHAMRSDGSHRDKLYVDGGPSTTQTSGFLRMRGQEVFRFAVQATVDVVEDVFTRAGMTADDIDWFVPHQANKRIIDASARKLGIASEKVVLTVAEHGNTSAASIPLALDRAVSDGRIKQGDIVLLEALGGGFTWGAAIVRW; translated from the coding sequence ATGTCTCGCGTGCGCGGCATAGGCGCTGCGCTGCCGGAGCGCGTTGTCACCAATCACGATCTGGAAGCGATCGTCGACACCACCGACGAGTGGATTGTCGGCCGGACCGGCATTCGCGAACGCCATATTGCGGGTGACGGCGAATTCACCTCCCATCTGGCCGAGCGTGCCGCGCGCAAGGCACTGGCAAGCGCCGGCTGCGAGCCGTGCGAGATCGACCTCATCATTGTGGCGACGGCAACGCCGGACCACACCTTTCCCGCCACAGCGGTTGTGGTGCAGGACCTTCTGGGCATCACCGGCGGGGTCGCGTTCGATGTGGGGGCCGCGTGCTCCGGCTTCGTCTTTGCCATGGCAACGGCAGATGCGCTGATCTCGGTCGGCTCGGCCCGCCGCGCGCTGGTGATCGGCGCCGAAACATTCTCCCGCATTCTCGACTGGGACGACCGCACCACCTGCGTCCTGTTCGGCGACGGGGCCGGCGCCGTGGTGCTGGAATCAACCGCGGACGGTGCGGATGCGGGCGCCTCCAAGCCGCGCGGCGTGATCGCCCACGCCATGCGGTCCGACGGGTCCCACCGCGACAAGCTCTACGTGGACGGCGGCCCGTCGACCACGCAGACCTCGGGTTTCTTGCGGATGCGCGGCCAGGAAGTGTTCCGCTTTGCCGTTCAGGCGACGGTGGATGTGGTCGAAGACGTGTTCACCCGGGCCGGGATGACCGCCGATGACATCGACTGGTTCGTGCCCCACCAGGCCAACAAGCGCATCATCGACGCGAGCGCCAGAAAGCTCGGTATTGCCTCCGAGAAGGTCGTGCTGACGGTGGCAGAGCACGGCAACACTTCGGCAGCCTCGATCCCGCTTGCGCTGGACCGTGCGGTCTCTGATGGACGGATCAAACAAGGCGATATCGTGCTTCTGGAAGCGCTCGGTGGCGGGTTTACTTGGGGTGCAGCCATCGTCCGGTGGTGA
- the plsX gene encoding phosphate acyltransferase PlsX gives MSAETIRLAIDAMGGDEGPSMVLPGLDIVLKRCPELRFDLFGDAEKLDGVLAAYPALKAASVVHHAPVAIPMDAKPSQALRMGRKKSSMWLALESMKTEGGAKAMVSAGNTGALMAMALFSLRPMKGVDRPALAAIWPTVRGESIVLDVGASIGVGTRNLITHAILGAAMSRAVFGIETPTVGLLNIGVEEVKGLEEVREAGQVLRGLDLPSLRYEGFVEGDDIGRGAVDVVVTEGFSGNIALKTAEGTARQLAAYLRMSIGRTLRARLGYLLAKPAFMRLRDKMDPRKINGAVFLGLNGLAIKSHGGTDAEGFASAVELAHDMVRNDLLRRIAADVAALEETLELADAG, from the coding sequence ATGAGCGCTGAGACGATCAGGCTGGCCATTGATGCCATGGGGGGGGACGAAGGTCCGTCCATGGTGCTGCCGGGCCTCGACATCGTGTTGAAGCGCTGCCCCGAGCTGCGCTTCGACCTTTTTGGAGATGCCGAAAAACTGGACGGCGTTCTGGCCGCCTATCCGGCGCTGAAGGCCGCTTCGGTGGTCCACCATGCGCCGGTGGCGATCCCCATGGACGCCAAGCCGAGCCAGGCGCTGCGCATGGGGCGCAAGAAAAGCTCCATGTGGCTGGCGCTGGAATCCATGAAGACCGAGGGTGGCGCGAAGGCCATGGTTTCGGCCGGCAACACCGGCGCGCTGATGGCCATGGCGCTGTTTTCCCTGCGCCCCATGAAGGGCGTGGACCGGCCGGCGCTGGCGGCAATCTGGCCGACGGTGCGCGGCGAATCCATCGTCCTCGACGTGGGCGCCTCCATTGGCGTCGGCACGCGCAACCTCATCACCCATGCCATTCTGGGCGCAGCCATGTCTCGTGCGGTGTTCGGCATCGAGACGCCGACGGTGGGCCTCCTCAACATTGGCGTGGAGGAGGTGAAGGGGCTGGAAGAGGTTCGCGAGGCGGGCCAGGTCCTGCGCGGCCTCGATCTTCCATCCCTGCGTTACGAAGGCTTTGTCGAGGGCGACGATATTGGCCGCGGTGCGGTGGATGTGGTTGTCACCGAGGGTTTTTCAGGCAACATCGCTCTCAAGACGGCGGAGGGGACGGCGCGCCAGCTTGCAGCGTACCTGCGCATGTCCATCGGGCGAACGCTGCGGGCACGGCTCGGCTATCTGCTCGCCAAACCGGCTTTCATGCGGTTGCGTGACAAGATGGACCCGCGCAAGATCAACGGCGCCGTGTTCCTTGGGCTCAATGGCCTTGCCATCAAGAGCCATGGCGGTACGGATGCGGAAGGCTTTGCAAGCGCCGTGGAGCTTGCACACGATATGGTACGCAACGATCTGTTGCGCCGGATTGCGGCGGATGTCGCCGCCCTTGAGGAGACACTTGAGCTTGCAGACGCGGGTTGA
- a CDS encoding DUF177 domain-containing protein: protein MSARLSRPISVRRLNKEERVSVEATEEERTSIADALDLIAIHSFTADVILRPWKKEGVRVEGTVTADVVQPCIVTLDPVPSTVNEEFNIRLHPDAAPSAEVNVDPEAEDPPELLETEMVDVGAIVLEHFALGLDPYPRAPGAVFENEADEPEEEPSPFAVLEALKKQPN, encoded by the coding sequence GTGAGTGCACGCCTCAGCCGCCCCATCAGCGTGCGGCGCCTCAACAAGGAAGAGCGCGTGTCGGTCGAAGCGACCGAGGAAGAGCGCACCTCCATTGCCGATGCGCTGGACCTCATCGCAATCCACAGCTTCACCGCCGACGTGATCCTGCGCCCCTGGAAGAAAGAGGGCGTGCGGGTGGAAGGCACCGTGACCGCCGACGTGGTGCAGCCCTGCATCGTGACGCTGGACCCGGTGCCATCCACCGTGAACGAGGAATTCAATATCCGCCTTCACCCGGATGCCGCGCCGTCCGCCGAGGTCAACGTGGACCCCGAGGCCGAGGACCCGCCCGAGCTTCTGGAAACCGAAATGGTGGATGTGGGCGCCATCGTGCTGGAGCATTTCGCGCTCGGGCTCGACCCCTATCCCCGTGCACCGGGTGCCGTCTTCGAGAACGAGGCTGACGAGCCGGAGGAAGAGCCTTCCCCGTTCGCCGTTCTCGAAGCGCTGAAGAAACAACCAAACTGA
- a CDS encoding ubiquinol-cytochrome C chaperone family protein → MLRFFRKKQTNPAVDRLYREAVAQARQPVFYQTFGVPDTLDGRFDMVVFHIWPLIDGLRAEDGTMIEDGQELFDTFVADMEQNLRNLGVGDNSFPKKMKAIGSAFYGRFEAYCTAKDADALAVVAARNILGDEAVAGSVQAQSLGRYGQAMREAATKTLPTEHYSYPDPVAFAPHSQPGDAA, encoded by the coding sequence ATGCTGCGCTTCTTTCGAAAGAAACAAACCAATCCCGCCGTCGATCGCCTCTATCGAGAAGCGGTCGCGCAGGCGCGCCAGCCGGTCTTCTATCAGACCTTCGGCGTTCCGGACACGCTGGATGGCCGTTTCGACATGGTCGTTTTTCACATCTGGCCCCTTATCGACGGGTTAAGGGCGGAGGACGGCACCATGATCGAGGACGGCCAGGAGCTGTTCGACACCTTCGTGGCCGACATGGAGCAGAATTTGCGCAACCTTGGCGTGGGCGACAATTCCTTCCCCAAAAAGATGAAAGCCATAGGCTCGGCATTTTATGGCCGTTTTGAAGCCTATTGCACCGCCAAGGATGCAGATGCGCTGGCGGTGGTTGCCGCGCGCAACATTTTGGGCGATGAGGCGGTGGCCGGCTCGGTGCAGGCGCAAAGCCTCGGCCGATACGGTCAGGCCATGCGCGAGGCGGCAACGAAGACCCTGCCGACCGAACATTATTCCTACCCCGACCCTGTGGCGTTCGCACCGCACAGCCAACCCGGAGATGCCGCGTGA
- the bamE gene encoding outer membrane protein assembly factor BamE, which translates to MRRIAGAAILALALTGCGVGETYTRGQKITPDQLEQVPVGSSREQVLLALGTPTTTGLTDGEAFYYISQTATRSFAYQRATVQDRRILVVYLDDNGEVREMAEYGMKDGKVFDYLARRTPTGGSDLAFVSQLLGGLINPAL; encoded by the coding sequence GTGCGGCGCATTGCCGGCGCCGCAATTCTCGCCCTCGCCCTCACTGGTTGCGGCGTTGGCGAGACGTATACACGCGGACAGAAGATCACGCCTGATCAACTCGAACAGGTGCCGGTCGGCTCCTCGCGCGAGCAGGTTCTTCTGGCCCTCGGCACCCCCACCACCACCGGCCTGACCGACGGCGAGGCGTTCTACTACATCTCGCAGACGGCCACCCGCTCCTTTGCCTACCAGCGCGCGACGGTCCAGGACCGCCGCATTCTGGTCGTCTACCTCGACGACAACGGCGAGGTCAGGGAAATGGCGGAATATGGGATGAAGGACGGCAAGGTGTTCGACTATCTGGCCCGCCGCACACCAACCGGCGGTTCGGACCTTGCGTTCGTGTCGCAGCTTCTGGGCGGCCTCATCAATCCAGCCCTCTAG
- a CDS encoding efflux RND transporter permease subunit, translating to MQQTSKGSIGPRDKLGAPAPAARAFARWITRYRLLVVLAWLIAAVLVAAGGDRIRTDPDVLVYFDPAKPERQAFDAVEARFGQAREVVSLVVPDRGDVFAPRYLRTLADLEVRSLARPEVAAVRSPLGETGLSAAAVLAADDATLANAAARLKEAANRGDGAIAAVIPQDGSVAAVAAIVPAALGNASSRQIAAAHAALRDAVAKNLPGADILQTGRIPIDDAFLRESQEGVENYALAQIGVLSAILVLALGSVTLAATVIALVMVTLTGSTGTLGWLGITVNGISSTAPVVLMGLVVATAIHVAMAWQEALRSGATRIDALALAIDRNAKPVVLSVVTTLVSFLTLNLAEAPPFRDLGNIVAVGLIGVLALTFTLLPALLALVPQSFGRHRRVLEQALGALGAGAARHRRSVILGGFAAFLAGGAGIWSIKVDDTFSHYFDQRYEIRRATDLFETKLSGTTIIDLVVDAGAPGAAFTPEALDRLAAVDRWLGARPEVARVDSLAALRTDTEARGAPPSPNILASAAAQMVEAGAPRLAGADGREVRTSVVLRGVSSRQTLAFADALRTEAATLFGPASVTVTGLPILSAQLSLGSARAMVVGIVVALVAISLILFLTLRDWRLGLVSLLPNVLPVMLAFGIWGFLVGEISFAATVVAALTYGLVVDDTVHLLAKYQRYGREIGPGPEALRRAFRSVGVAVVATSLALGASFMPFAMSGFLVNRHFGALTAITLIAAMVADLVLLPAFLARKSWRAGR from the coding sequence ATGCAGCAGACCTCAAAGGGCAGCATCGGCCCGCGCGATAAGCTGGGTGCGCCAGCCCCCGCAGCGCGCGCCTTCGCCAGATGGATCACCCGCTACCGCCTTCTGGTGGTTCTGGCATGGCTCATTGCAGCGGTGCTGGTGGCGGCCGGTGGCGACAGGATTCGCACCGATCCCGACGTTCTGGTCTACTTCGATCCCGCCAAACCCGAGCGGCAGGCTTTCGATGCGGTGGAGGCACGCTTCGGCCAGGCGCGGGAAGTCGTCTCCCTCGTCGTGCCCGATCGTGGCGACGTGTTCGCGCCTCGATATCTGCGCACGCTGGCCGACCTTGAAGTCCGCTCGCTTGCCCGGCCCGAGGTCGCGGCGGTGCGCTCTCCGCTCGGTGAAACCGGACTGTCGGCTGCCGCGGTGCTGGCGGCCGACGACGCAACGCTCGCCAACGCCGCCGCGCGGCTGAAGGAGGCCGCCAACCGCGGCGACGGCGCGATTGCCGCCGTCATCCCGCAGGATGGCAGCGTTGCGGCGGTGGCAGCCATTGTGCCCGCCGCTCTCGGCAACGCCTCATCGCGCCAGATTGCCGCCGCCCACGCGGCACTGCGCGATGCAGTTGCCAAGAACCTGCCCGGTGCCGACATCCTCCAGACCGGCCGCATTCCCATCGACGATGCGTTCCTGCGCGAAAGCCAGGAGGGCGTGGAGAATTACGCCCTCGCGCAGATCGGCGTCCTGTCGGCAATTCTCGTTCTGGCGCTGGGGTCGGTCACCCTTGCGGCAACCGTCATTGCGCTGGTGATGGTCACCCTCACCGGGTCCACCGGCACGCTCGGCTGGCTCGGCATCACCGTCAACGGCATCTCCAGCACGGCGCCGGTTGTGCTGATGGGGCTGGTGGTGGCCACCGCCATCCACGTCGCCATGGCGTGGCAGGAGGCGCTGCGCAGCGGGGCCACCAGGATCGACGCGCTGGCGCTCGCCATCGACCGGAACGCCAAGCCCGTCGTCCTGTCGGTGGTGACGACGCTGGTCTCCTTCCTCACCCTCAACCTTGCCGAAGCACCGCCATTTCGCGATCTCGGCAACATTGTTGCGGTGGGTCTCATCGGGGTGCTCGCCCTCACCTTCACGCTGCTGCCTGCGCTTTTAGCGCTGGTGCCGCAGAGCTTTGGCCGCCACCGCCGCGTTCTGGAGCAGGCGCTGGGAGCGCTGGGCGCGGGCGCAGCCAGACACCGCCGGAGCGTCATCCTTGGCGGTTTCGCTGCCTTTCTGGCAGGGGGTGCTGGCATCTGGTCGATCAAGGTGGACGACACATTCTCCCACTATTTCGATCAACGCTACGAAATCCGCCGCGCGACCGACCTGTTCGAGACCAAGCTGTCCGGTACCACCATCATCGACCTTGTGGTCGACGCCGGTGCGCCGGGCGCTGCGTTCACACCAGAGGCGCTGGACCGGCTGGCCGCCGTCGACCGCTGGCTGGGCGCCCGGCCCGAGGTCGCGCGGGTCGACAGCCTTGCCGCGCTGAGAACGGACACCGAGGCCCGCGGCGCGCCCCCCTCGCCGAACATTCTGGCCAGCGCCGCAGCGCAGATGGTGGAGGCCGGCGCCCCGCGGCTTGCGGGGGCCGACGGCCGGGAGGTCCGCACCAGCGTGGTCCTGCGCGGCGTCTCGTCCCGGCAGACTCTTGCATTTGCGGATGCGCTGCGCACCGAGGCGGCCACCCTGTTCGGCCCCGCCAGCGTGACGGTCACCGGGTTGCCCATCCTGTCGGCCCAGCTCTCGCTTGGCAGCGCGCGGGCGATGGTGGTGGGAATTGTGGTGGCGCTGGTTGCCATCTCCCTCATCCTCTTCCTCACCTTGCGGGACTGGCGGCTCGGCCTCGTCAGCCTCCTGCCCAATGTGCTGCCGGTGATGCTGGCTTTCGGGATCTGGGGCTTTCTGGTGGGCGAAATCTCGTTCGCGGCCACGGTGGTCGCCGCCCTCACCTACGGGCTGGTGGTGGACGATACCGTTCACCTCCTCGCCAAATACCAGCGCTACGGGCGCGAGATCGGCCCCGGGCCGGAGGCACTGCGCCGCGCTTTCCGCTCAGTCGGCGTTGCGGTGGTGGCCACATCGCTGGCGCTGGGGGCGAGCTTCATGCCGTTCGCCATGTCCGGCTTTCTGGTCAACCGCCATTTTGGCGCCCTCACCGCCATCACGCTGATTGCGGCAATGGTTGCCGACCTTGTGCTCCTCCCCGCCTTCCTCGCCCGCAAGAGCTGGCGAGCCGGCCGCTGA
- a CDS encoding sodium-translocating pyrophosphatase, producing the protein MDATLIVIACGFVSLLYGAWAIRSVLAAPTGNARMQEIAEAIQEGAAAYLSRQYLTIAVVGVVIFALVYYLLGMFVAIGFAIGAILSGIAGYIGMLVSVRANVRTTEAASKSLQGGLDIAFKSGAVTGMLVAGLALLGVAVYFYVLTETMGNSPTSRVVIDALVALGFGASLISIFARLGGGIFTKGADVGGDLVGKVEAGIPEDDPRNPATIADNVGDNVGDCAGMAADLFETYAVTIVATMVLAAIYFGGTAFEASTMLYPLAICGACVVTSIVGTFFVKLGASQNIMGALYKGFVVTAVLSLIVLAPVTYLVFGSFTEIITVGGAVVAEGAEAAAATAKPAVSFTPLDLYLCGVAGLVITGLIIWITEYYTGVGYRPVRSISQASVTGHGTNVIQGLAVSLEATALPALVIIAGIIFTYSFAGLFGIAIAVTTMLALAGMVVALDAFGPVTDNAGGIAEMADLPDDVRATTDALDAVGNTTKAVTKGYAIGSAGLGALVLFAAYTEDLRFFIANADQYPYFAGLTEETLNFSLANPYVVVGLFFGGLLPFLFGGIAMTAVGRAAGAVVEEVRRQFREKPGIMKGTDRPDYGRAVDMLTKAAIREMIIPSLLPVLSPLFVFFVINAIAGKGEAFAATGAMLLGVIVTGLFVAISMTAGGGAWDNAKKSFEDGFVDKDGVTHLKGSEAHKASVTGDTVGDPYKDTAGPAVNPMIKITNIVALLLLAVLAHGG; encoded by the coding sequence ATGGACGCTACGCTGATTGTTATCGCCTGCGGTTTCGTCTCTCTGCTGTATGGCGCCTGGGCGATCCGGAGTGTGCTGGCCGCACCGACCGGCAACGCGCGGATGCAGGAAATTGCCGAGGCCATTCAGGAAGGGGCCGCCGCCTACCTGTCCCGCCAATATCTCACCATTGCGGTGGTCGGCGTGGTCATTTTTGCGCTGGTCTATTATCTGCTCGGCATGTTCGTTGCCATCGGCTTTGCCATCGGCGCGATCCTCTCCGGCATTGCAGGCTATATCGGAATGCTGGTGTCCGTCCGCGCCAACGTGCGCACCACGGAGGCAGCGTCCAAGTCGCTCCAGGGCGGGCTCGACATTGCGTTCAAGTCCGGCGCGGTCACCGGGATGCTGGTTGCCGGCCTCGCGCTCCTCGGCGTCGCGGTCTATTTTTATGTGCTGACCGAAACGATGGGAAATTCGCCAACGTCGCGCGTGGTGATCGACGCGCTGGTGGCGCTCGGCTTCGGCGCCTCGCTGATTTCGATCTTCGCGCGTCTGGGTGGCGGCATCTTCACCAAGGGCGCTGACGTTGGCGGCGACCTTGTGGGCAAGGTCGAGGCCGGCATTCCGGAGGATGACCCCCGCAACCCCGCCACCATCGCCGACAATGTGGGCGACAATGTCGGCGATTGCGCGGGCATGGCGGCCGACCTTTTCGAGACCTACGCCGTCACCATTGTGGCGACCATGGTGCTGGCCGCCATCTACTTCGGCGGGACGGCATTCGAAGCCTCAACCATGCTTTATCCGCTCGCCATCTGCGGGGCCTGCGTGGTGACGTCCATCGTCGGCACGTTCTTCGTCAAACTCGGCGCCTCGCAGAACATCATGGGCGCGCTCTACAAGGGCTTTGTGGTGACGGCGGTGCTGTCGCTCATCGTGCTTGCGCCCGTCACCTATCTGGTGTTCGGCAGCTTTACCGAAATCATCACCGTGGGTGGTGCGGTTGTGGCCGAGGGGGCCGAGGCGGCTGCGGCAACGGCCAAACCTGCCGTGAGCTTTACCCCGCTCGATCTTTATCTGTGCGGTGTTGCGGGCCTCGTCATCACCGGCCTCATCATCTGGATCACCGAATATTATACCGGCGTCGGCTACCGGCCGGTGCGTTCCATCAGCCAGGCGTCGGTCACCGGGCATGGCACCAACGTCATCCAGGGGCTCGCAGTCTCGCTGGAGGCGACGGCGCTCCCGGCACTCGTCATCATTGCGGGCATCATCTTCACCTACTCGTTTGCGGGCCTCTTCGGCATCGCCATTGCGGTGACGACGATGCTGGCGCTGGCGGGCATGGTGGTTGCGCTGGACGCCTTCGGCCCGGTCACCGACAACGCCGGCGGCATTGCCGAGATGGCGGACCTTCCAGATGACGTTCGCGCCACCACCGATGCGCTGGACGCTGTCGGCAACACCACCAAGGCCGTCACCAAGGGCTACGCCATCGGCTCGGCAGGCCTTGGCGCCCTGGTGCTGTTTGCGGCCTACACGGAGGATCTGCGCTTCTTCATCGCCAATGCGGACCAGTACCCGTACTTTGCCGGGCTGACGGAGGAGACGCTCAACTTCTCGCTCGCCAACCCTTACGTGGTGGTGGGGCTGTTCTTTGGCGGGCTGTTGCCGTTCCTGTTCGGCGGCATCGCGATGACCGCGGTGGGCCGTGCGGCAGGCGCGGTGGTGGAGGAGGTCCGGCGCCAGTTCCGCGAAAAGCCTGGCATCATGAAAGGGACCGACCGGCCGGACTATGGCCGCGCGGTGGACATGCTGACCAAGGCGGCCATCCGCGAGATGATCATCCCCTCGCTGCTGCCGGTGCTGTCGCCGCTGTTCGTGTTCTTCGTCATCAACGCCATTGCGGGCAAGGGGGAGGCATTTGCCGCCACCGGCGCCATGCTGCTCGGCGTGATCGTGACGGGGCTGTTCGTGGCCATCTCCATGACCGCGGGCGGCGGTGCGTGGGACAACGCGAAAAAGTCGTTCGAGGATGGCTTTGTGGACAAGGACGGGGTGACTCACCTCAAGGGGTCGGAAGCGCACAAGGCCTCGGTGACCGGCGATACGGTCGGCGATCCCTACAAGGACACGGCCGGTCCGGCGGTGAACCCGATGATCAAGATCACCAACATCGTGGCGCTTTTGCTCTTGGCGGTGCTTGCCCACGGCGGGTGA
- a CDS encoding MFS transporter, protein MLTIDDRLARRNSIVLGLAQAMGGALTSITIALGGLVGVYLLSETSELATVPVTTMIVGTACGTIPAALLLGRIGRKRGFMAGAILAGIGGMIAFAGIMQGLFLVYCVGTFLNGFSFAFVQQYRFAAAEGASDTFRPKAISYVLAGGILAGVIGPQTVIATKDLFLPTAYAGAYLAQAVLCLLTILILSFLTTVPDPKVDADAPRGRPLHVILRQPRVALAVLCAVVSYAIMSLVMTAAPLAMLDCGFTTSQAALGIQWHVIAMFAPSFFTGQLIARFGAGTVTAIGLMLLGVAGTTALLGIALGNFYIALIALGLGWNFGFIGSTTMLTAAQRPEERARTQAANDFIMFAVVAFASLSSGVLFSKVGWGSINWTVLPIIAFPLALLALAGARSKEPAPVA, encoded by the coding sequence ATGCTGACCATTGATGACCGCCTCGCGCGCCGCAACTCCATCGTCCTCGGCCTCGCGCAGGCGATGGGCGGGGCGCTCACCTCCATCACCATCGCGCTCGGCGGCCTCGTCGGCGTCTATCTCCTGTCGGAGACGAGCGAACTGGCGACCGTGCCGGTGACGACCATGATTGTCGGCACTGCCTGCGGCACCATCCCGGCCGCGCTGCTGCTGGGGCGGATCGGTCGCAAGCGCGGCTTCATGGCGGGGGCCATTCTGGCAGGAATCGGCGGGATGATCGCCTTTGCCGGCATCATGCAGGGGCTGTTCCTGGTCTACTGCGTCGGCACCTTCCTCAACGGCTTCTCCTTTGCGTTTGTGCAGCAATATCGCTTTGCCGCTGCCGAAGGCGCCAGCGACACCTTCCGCCCCAAGGCAATTTCCTATGTGCTGGCCGGCGGCATCCTTGCCGGCGTGATCGGCCCGCAGACGGTGATTGCCACCAAGGACCTGTTTCTGCCCACGGCCTACGCCGGCGCCTACCTCGCGCAGGCTGTCCTGTGCCTGCTGACGATCCTGATCCTCAGCTTTCTCACCACCGTGCCGGACCCCAAGGTGGACGCCGACGCGCCGCGCGGCCGCCCGCTCCACGTGATCCTGCGCCAGCCGCGCGTGGCGCTGGCGGTGCTGTGCGCTGTCGTCTCCTACGCCATCATGAGCCTCGTCATGACCGCGGCACCGCTGGCGATGCTGGACTGCGGCTTCACCACCTCGCAGGCCGCGCTCGGCATCCAGTGGCACGTGATTGCGATGTTCGCACCGAGCTTCTTCACCGGCCAGCTCATCGCGCGGTTTGGCGCAGGCACCGTTACAGCCATCGGCCTCATGCTTCTGGGCGTTGCCGGCACCACCGCGCTTCTGGGCATTGCGCTCGGGAATTTCTACATCGCGCTGATCGCGTTGGGGCTCGGCTGGAATTTCGGCTTCATCGGCAGCACCACCATGCTGACGGCCGCCCAGCGGCCCGAGGAGCGCGCCCGCACGCAGGCCGCGAACGATTTTATCATGTTCGCGGTGGTGGCGTTCGCCTCGCTGTCCTCCGGCGTCCTCTTCAGCAAGGTGGGGTGGGGCAGCATCAACTGGACCGTGCTGCCGATCATTGCATTCCCGCTTGCGCTGCTGGCGCTTGCCGGGGCGCGTTCAAAAGAGCCGGCGCCGGTCGCCTAA
- the thiL gene encoding thiamine-phosphate kinase has product MTGLDEDSLIADMFAPLATDAGADALGDDAATFAGGDGDIVVTCDALAAGVHFFADDPPAAIAAKALRVNLSDLAAKGAEPFGYLLALALGEGASDAWAREFAGGLAADNARYGVSLLGGDTLRASPGGGTTIAVTAFGRVPSGAVVRRRAAKPGDALFVTGTIGDGALGLLARQGKLCALADPHRAALTDCYLHPDPPVAAWRAVRDHARAAMDVSDGLVGDLAKLCRAAGVGALMDADAVPFSQAVAAAIALDPANRDTALTGGDDYQILAAVPPEAADAFAATATACGARATRIGAIEAGEGVRIIAGGNAMALKDGRFQHF; this is encoded by the coding sequence CTGACGGGCTTGGACGAAGACTCTCTCATCGCCGACATGTTCGCGCCGCTCGCCACCGATGCGGGCGCCGATGCGCTTGGCGATGATGCGGCGACCTTTGCCGGCGGCGACGGTGATATCGTCGTCACCTGCGATGCGCTGGCGGCAGGCGTGCACTTCTTTGCAGACGATCCGCCCGCGGCCATTGCCGCCAAGGCGCTGCGCGTCAACCTTTCCGACCTTGCGGCCAAGGGCGCGGAGCCGTTCGGCTATCTCCTCGCGCTGGCGCTGGGAGAGGGCGCGTCCGACGCGTGGGCGCGAGAATTTGCCGGCGGGCTGGCCGCCGACAATGCGCGCTACGGTGTTTCGCTTCTGGGGGGAGACACGTTGCGCGCCTCGCCAGGAGGCGGGACCACCATTGCCGTCACCGCGTTCGGGCGGGTGCCGTCCGGGGCCGTGGTCCGCCGCCGGGCGGCAAAGCCCGGTGATGCGCTGTTCGTGACCGGCACCATCGGCGACGGTGCGCTGGGGCTTCTGGCGCGGCAGGGCAAGCTTTGCGCGCTTGCCGACCCGCACCGCGCTGCTCTCACAGATTGCTACCTCCACCCGGACCCGCCCGTTGCCGCCTGGCGGGCCGTACGCGATCACGCCCGCGCCGCGATGGACGTGTCCGACGGGTTGGTCGGCGATCTTGCCAAACTCTGCCGCGCCGCTGGCGTCGGCGCGTTGATGGACGCGGACGCCGTGCCGTTCTCCCAGGCCGTTGCCGCTGCCATCGCGCTGGATCCTGCAAACCGTGACACCGCACTCACAGGCGGTGACGACTACCAGATCCTCGCGGCTGTTCCGCCGGAGGCCGCCGACGCCTTTGCCGCGACGGCCACGGCATGCGGTGCCCGCGCAACCCGGATCGGCGCCATCGAGGCAGGCGAGGGCGTGCGCATCATCGCGGGCGGCAATGCAATGGCGCTGAAGGACGGCCGCTTCCAGCATTTTTGA
- the nusB gene encoding transcription antitermination factor NusB, producing MTEPAPKPAKAPTPKRKPPANKRAVARLAAVQALYQMEVTGAGARDIVKEFELFRLRQDIDGETLRAIDLNWFDGLVSGVVNHQRSVDAAIDEALKEGWPLARIDLTLRALLRAGVVELMFREEVPVRVVISEYVEVAKAFFSEDEPRMTNGVLDRIAHRVRAAELAAPPRAAAPVAGGEPSA from the coding sequence ATGACCGAACCCGCCCCCAAACCCGCCAAGGCCCCGACGCCCAAGCGCAAGCCCCCCGCCAACAAGCGCGCGGTCGCCCGTCTTGCCGCCGTGCAGGCGCTTTACCAGATGGAAGTCACCGGCGCCGGTGCCCGCGACATCGTGAAGGAGTTCGAGCTCTTTCGCCTGCGCCAGGACATTGACGGCGAAACGCTTCGCGCCATCGACCTCAACTGGTTCGACGGCCTCGTGTCCGGTGTCGTCAACCACCAGCGTTCGGTGGATGCCGCCATCGACGAGGCGCTGAAGGAAGGCTGGCCGCTGGCGCGGATCGACCTCACCTTGCGCGCCCTCCTGCGCGCCGGCGTGGTCGAGCTGATGTTCCGCGAGGAAGTGCCCGTCCGCGTGGTGATTTCCGAGTACGTGGAGGTCGCGAAGGCCTTCTTCAGCGAAGACGAACCGCGGATGACCAACGGTGTGCTCGACCGGATCGCGCACCGCGTCCGCGCTGCCGAACTTGCCGCACCGCCGCGGGCTGCGGCCCCCGTTGCCGGCGGCGAACCCTCCGCCTGA